In Mytilus edulis chromosome 4, xbMytEdul2.2, whole genome shotgun sequence, the following proteins share a genomic window:
- the LOC139519711 gene encoding microfibril-associated glycoprotein 4-like — MVLYTAISLIMIFLMGINFAESTTGKDCPSAVEIANKVVEVLSDNCACKTEDDGANEEPRSSCIVKKPTDCRDLDKATCKSGIYKIFPGRKCGFKVFCEMEKHGGGWTVFQRRMNGKTYFYRDWATYKEGFGNQNEEFWLGNEHLHQVTSHGKYKLRIDLEDFENNRKYALYEKFSVGSEISGYVLDVGGYSGDAGDGMATQNGQKFSTKDRDNDRAGGSCAVAYKGGWWYNACHLSNLNGLYLKGPHESYADGVEWGLWRGNRYSLKDTIMMIRKT, encoded by the exons ATGGTTCTTTATACAGCCATTTCACtgatcatgattttcttaatggGAATTAATTTTGCAGAATCGACTACAGGGAAGGACTGCCCATCTG CTGTTGAAATAGCGAACAAAGTCGTTGAGGTGCTATCTGACAATTGTGCATGCAAAACAGAAGATGATGGTGCTAATGAAGAACCTAGATCCTCATGCATAG taaaaaaaCCAACTGACTGTCGTGATCTGGACAAAGCAACATGTAAAAGTGGAATTTACAAGATCTTCCCTGGTAGAAAATGTGGTTTCAAAGTTTTCTGTGAAATGGAGAAACATGGCGGGGGCTGGACT GTTTTTCAACGAAGAATGAACGGAAAGACTTATTTCTATAGAGACTGGGCCACTTATAAAGAAGGCTTTGGTAACCAGAATGAAGAATTTTGGTTGG GTAATGAGCATCTGCACCAAGTTACCTCTCACGGTAAATACAAATTGAGGATTGATCTGGAAGACTTCGAAAACAACCGAAAGTATGCACTGTATGAGAAATTCAGTGTTGGTAGCGAAATTTCTGGTTATGTTTTGGATGTTGGTGGTTATTCTGGTGACGCAG GAGATGGTATGGCAACGCAAAATGGCCAGAAATTCTCAACAAAGGATAGAGATAACGATAGAGCGGGCGGTTCGTGCGCAGTGGCTTACAAGGGAGGTTGGTGGTATAATGCATGTCACCTTAGCAACCTGAATGGCCTCTATCTCAAAGGGCCACATGAATCTTATGCTGATGGAGTCGAGTGGGGACTATGGAGAGGCAATCGATACTCACTGAAAGATACAATAATGATGATCCGAAAAACCTAG